The following nucleotide sequence is from Trifolium pratense cultivar HEN17-A07 linkage group LG2, ARS_RC_1.1, whole genome shotgun sequence.
agtgatgatgaatgattttgtaatctgttttactgtactttgttatttggtttgtgggttgtttgtgccctggattttagcaccttctgagtgcatggtctgtacttttaattctgcactttggatacttaactttcctgttttggcacattttgtggctaaaaagggggagtagtactttgttttgtttgtctGCTAcgtgttgttgtgtcttttgttatgacatgtgtttaagtagcagtaagcaagtattcagggggagtaaaatttttTTCCTGAGATGATGCataagctgatgaagtcagggggagtttgctgctgaaatggatgctgccctgattggacgaacatgcgctagaagatgtgctcccatatgtcacaacatctttgatgacatatgatatatattttgctctgataccacgttttattttgctcgaggctaattgatgataactccgctgctgctgcctctgatgcatatattttcacctatgtgaaattttgtttaaatgatgctctaacattccttcttttgtgtgatcatgttgatttgaaggattgcgcttattaatctctcaaaggtaatggcctgaaattgttttagccaaaaattgccaaagggggagattgttggatatttgaattggcttaattttgctaaaacaaatatactaacaagatgttggaaaacatgttacaacatcatatttattcaaggaaatctcgcgcatttatgagagcatctgctatatatggaaatccacttaaagagcacgctcaatggagatttgatctgatcaggtattttaaggataagataagacttaatggtacaacggtatgatcacaattatcctataaagtccttaaacacttttggaaagtttctatacactcttgatgaagatcaaatgagaatcagatcaccttttatgagctacaaggagcgtcctatcagtaatgaagaaagtggagcgtgctagatcattatatatacgaagaccaagctcaagaccattatctcattgaaaaatattagttacacatattgagtctttattgagtctttgttgagtgttttattgtttgattgtaattcttgcttgtggattctataacacgagttaagaagtaagtttgttattttaaggttactcctaagctttgaagtacggagtttaccatgtgtgattcacttgaagcttttaagcaaaagtgaagtgttgtcttgacaagttgtcgccacatcattcttaacattgtataatcaacacaggttgtgttgtgtgagtggaagtgagatgggatctcatgtctaggagttcctaggcagaagttgcatgagtagtgtcgaggttataaggcgtaaaccaagggtttgttggaggtcttagtttaaggcgtaaatcctagggtttgctggaggtcttagtaactagagctattagtggatttccttcctggattggtatcccccagagtaggcagttggctgaactgggttaacaattacttgtgcactttatttattttctgtcagtattttatgtgttatgtaagatgtgccaacaatagaaacaacatttatcataaagtagttgttgggacatcttcggtaacatcattctagtgataccagaatttcatcTTTGATCACTGAGATCCTCTCCTAGCAATCTGATTTGTGAAACCACCTTCGAAATTTTGTCAGAAAATTCTCTAACAGTTTCggtttctttcatttttagtGCTTCAAACTCTCTTCTCAAGTTCAACACTTGCATCTTCTTTGTTCTTTCACTCCCTTGGAACTCTTCCTTCAGCTTGTTCCAAGCTTCTTTTGCAGTCTCAAGATTCAAGATCTTGATAAATATATCATCATGTAGAGCTGCATGTATTATGGCAAGTGCTCTTCCTTCTTTTGCCACTTCATCATTGTGATTTCTTATTTGAGCTACTGTTGGGTTGTTTGGTAGAGCCGGTGGGGTGCTTCCATTTTCCACAACATCCCATAAACTTTGAGCTCTCaaataagttttcatttttgcaGCCCACAAATGATAGTTATCTCCTACAAACATAGGAGGTGGAGGTAAAGAACTATTGTTGGAAGCCATTTATGGTGTATAAAGGTTTTTTTGTGAATGTTTTCTTGCTGGTTTTGTTTCCTCACAGACCCGTTAAGATCAATGAAGCTCTTGATaccatgtaaaaaaaaaaaaagactattgTAGAGTGGTGGAGAAGAAGGTTAGAGAAACTAGAAAACTAGAAAGACAATAAAGTTTTTGGAGGAAGATGTTATGTTACTAATTGTTGGATGATACAAGGTACATTGTGAACTCCTATTTATAGTAGAAGAAGCAACTACTTAGCTTACATGCATGAAGACAAGTGTTAAGAGAAATACATGCAACATAACAAGTGGTAAAGGAAATACATGCATCTATACAAGTGGTAAGGAAACTACATGCAATAATACAAGTGTGATACTTGCAACAAGCCAAGTGTATCACATACAAAATGTTATGGAGGGATCCTACAATGGATGGGCTTGGATCACAATGGATATGGGCTTAAGAAGAACATCAATTTCTAACAAATATAAACTACTTCATATCATGtgcatttttgttttctattttttacttGATATcattttatgaaatattttcttattctttctTGCTCTACTGTGTTTACAATAAATTTCGTATGATTATTATATATCTGCATAACTAAGAATGTTAACCCTTGTTTTCTCGTCTCCTTTATATCGTAGGACCAAATCTAACCTCGTTAAAGTCATCGTCAAAGATGTTTTGAAAAAAGTTAATAATTAAGTTACTTGTTGAAAAGCATATTCAAAATCATTTTGTTTTCTCTCTCAAATTACAAAGTATATATTGTATGTTTCAATAAGTGGCATCGTGAGCTCGATATTCGACCGTGACAAGAAGGTGTGCAATCATGACAATGACTTGGAATATATTTCTTCCCAAGCTTAGATGGAAAGAACTAATTAAGATAGATGGCacacaaacaaatgaaaaaggtTCTTTTTCACTTCCAAGATACATGTGTTAGATTGTGGAGGAAATAGGGATAAAACTCAGTAGATGCACAAAAGGTGGCGTACAAGGAGGAAGAAGAGGATTACAAAACTTTGTTCTTGATTCATCGATCAATGCTtgaattttccatatttttagCGTCTTTTTGAGGCTGCTTCATTGACAAAACGTATGCAGGTGTTGAGAAATTGACAATAACACATTTTTAAGTAACATATTACTCACAAAACTTTTGgccaataataatttttcacAAATTATATTCCAGAATAAATTATTACTTGATGAATTTTTGTAAAAGTAGCTTATAAAATCACAAGTTCttaatttgaacaaattattATAACCATATCAGTAGATGCACAATTATTACTCCCATTTCAATTTTTGTGGAATTTGGTGGTCAAACAAGTTCTTAATTTAACCACACATCGTACATCATAACCAATAACCAAGTCTGTGTGCATACTTCAATCCTTCAAAAACACACCTCAAAGTTCTGCAACATACGAAGTGCACTTCCCTAATGATTTAGCAAAACCACCAATCCAATGGCCTTCACTATCTCTAATAATACCGACACATCCAGTTGTGGATGGTGTGGCCTTTACATCCAATTAACCTCATAGCATGCTCCCGTTCCACAATAGCACTATTAGCCTTCTTAGCAAGATAATACTAGGATGGTGTGGCCTCTGAAACTCCTCTTCATGCATCTCTTCAGCTGAGATTATGTTTCCTTTTAAACGGATTAgctttagggtccgtttggtgcacaagataagagacaggataggataactttatcatatcctgtctcaatccagtgtttggtgacactgtaataattaacaatttagagatcgatatattatatgaaattagaatacacttacttgataatcatagTCACAAACCATCGTTACCGGAAGCCcaccaatatcgaaaacatcgatatactagacaaggtcttcctttgcctatcacatgctccggtctttgaggtctttgatgggtaaAACCACAAATGAGCTTATTGCGTTTGtccgtgacggcaaaggggacctagccaatcttatataagatcacaaccctagtaccacccatcatggactctagagttgggcctacactttgtttctacacaaatcaggattagtgttcaagcccattattactgatcacaattatcgggcttaagcatcatcaaatggatcacaacaacatcaacccgtttttattaaaatcaaaagccacaattgattgcagcccacaaaatatcagaaaatattctaacattctcccacttgggcaaaatcaattgtgtatatttaGTTTAAAGAAAACACTTTGAAAATGACTCTCGGgttgataacatattttaacgtggccacattgatcccaagatgcaacatctaattaagactccgtccaacaaaagttaaatgatatcgaatcatagcggtaattatatcattatcgatacaacaccttccatggttacaaataccaccaaactccgtcgactagtcatttatgtagagtgtagcgagaaaatgatatgtttgtgatctcaaccatactatcattttcttcgtcagtcctcaatttctctcaaatgccttaaagccagagaaattctatggtccataagataccacaagtccaagctccaaaacaatgttgactaccgcggtataatgatctaatcaacatcgagctccaatattttagacataatttctctcaaatgcctcaaagccagagaaattacatggttcttaagataccataatgcctcagctccaaaatagtgttgatcaccggctaagtgatcccgacaacactgagcttatttatttatgttttcacataatgcctcagctccaaaatagtgttgatcaccggcatagtgatcccaacaacactgagctcaaatatttttatatttcaaataatttcaaatttataaaaggagttaataaaattcaaactcccactaatcaagcatatcaaaagaatatgagttatctcccactaatcaagtggTATATTAAAACTCCCACTTATCCAAACGTTCCTtcacaatttttaaagaaaacttCAATACTTGCTtccatttcttataatttttaagatgttcAACATTTCAATGGAAACATAATTATGAGCGGAGAAATCCATTTTGTAGTATTATCATAAGAGGCCAATATAATAGTACAgtcacctttgggcagaatgtACAAACTAAGGTCAAATCCTCAGTCAAAACCTCAGATAAGTTAATCAATGAGtatacattgaactttgaaatttgtcacctttaggcagacaaattcctccgatcaatacatcctccaataacttcatctaaaattaatttttaatcgtaacatataataatcacctttgggcagaaaattacatgttataattaaaaccattcctcaaactacaaagaaaatttcATCAATCAATATAAGCGGTCCCACTTTGGTGGTAACGGCCTATCAATGCATAAAATCTATTGCAtaggaatcaataattaaaaacatattcctcaaactacaaagaaaagtttcatcaaatcaataatataagcGGTTCCACTTTGGTGTTAACGGCCTATATTAATGCATGaaatctcttgcataggaatcattATCTTTCGTCAGAACACGACTCAGTAAAAATATGCATTATTTAAATGCATCTAAACTGatcattcattattttaattcgCATTCTCAACATATTTCTTTTAATGCGGAAAATTAGTATTTTAGGGGAGAGATCATTACTATTAAACAGTCAACTCATAAGAGATCATTACTGTGAAACAatcaactcaatataataaataaataatttacgcagcggaaaaataagagacttcaatttgaaatattattgaggatataaagcaaatagtcccgaacttttataaataacattggactcctcaatataagtctctataaacatttataaatagttgacatgtaaaactctcccacttgatagagaattatagttgaattaTAAATCcaagatttttaaaaatatttaatcaaatattcaactattttctctatcacacaatgaacatgtcaaacaatgtcacactaaatttatatttttccataatagaactctaaaaatattaaacttgaaatactcCCACTCAATagaggaaaattttaaaaattggagtatataacatgaaatcaattaatcagagtttctaattttataatattctggaaaataatatcactttttaatataattgcatatttataatttcaaaaGGAGTAGTAGATaatattgaaaacaaatttctccttatatgcaattatataatatatcacACGGGGATAAATAGTTGCACCACTAACCTCGAATAGTGTGACATTTTCATCCTTACAAATAGAGTCAATGAACTTTTATGATTTTACGATTATCATAAAATCTCCGACGGTGTCTTCTCTATTCCAATATCAAACATTATACACAACCTGATCATGTCTACTCTTTCACCGATAAAACAGAGAACCAATTTGAAAATGCCCCATGACGGTTCTAATTCAAAGTCACTGTATGGCCGTCATAACGCTACAATTTCCTGTAATTATGCTTGAAATGCAACGAAAAAATCTCCATACCAATTTAAAGCATTGTCAACTCAGTTAAAATAAATGCCAAGTAGAAATACACAAACAGGATGTAATCAAAATATGGATACCAAATAGCACCCAAAATAAACCTTCGAGTAATGGACTGAAAAGTTGATAACAAAAAACAGCAGGTTGGCATCCTAGGCAACAATTAGCATGACTCTTGAAGAGATCAATCGTATAACTGAGTTGGTTTTGTTCTTCGATTGAAATACAAGAACTAACAATCTTTGCACAGTTTCAAATCCTTGTTCTTAAATTTAGTAGATAAAATTTTTAAGCAATCTAAACGGTGCTAGTATTTAGATGAAGTAACTTAGTAACACAATCCAAGAAACTCCAAACATCAACTTTAGCATTTTCCGTAACAgtccaagaaaaaaaaaaaacactcaagTCATGATTCAAGAATAAACATTGCAAACACTATAACAGTTTACACGAAACTTGTGCCCAAAATAATCCGTGCAAGTCTAAAATTAACATAGTTTAATGATCGATCAAACCGAAGAACGGCCATCATATTGATATAATCATACAAAAGGATGCAATATGTACATACTGAATTAAAAGTGGTTATTCTTGTTCCACATCTCAAATATAAGCAGAATTTATTAAGTCATGATTCGTAAGTTCCATGCTTATATGATGTTCCCATCACTTTGTATCTTAAAGAATATCAAGCAAAATTTTATTGGAAAATAGATTATGTAATAACACATAAAACAATTGAATCCCAATAACAAATGGTAAATAGGCAGCCGAATTGCATCAGAAAAACAATAatcaactattttattttacaaatcaaATTGGGGTGATATATAATTTAGGGAACAAAAGTAATCACAAAAGCAACAAGGATAGGATTGTATATTTATCAAACGATAACCCCAAATTAAAGCACTTCAGATAAAATCGATTTGCCAAAGAGATTAATGATAGCCATGATATATGCACGAAGCAAATGATTTATTCCTACATAAATCTACAGTTATGGTCATGGCATATTCAATTTGTTCAAAGTTTGATTCTAATAGAATCGGTTCATTAAAAATTTCATGTGataaaaattagggttctaatcatataagctctgataccacatgtaataattaacaatttagagatcgatatattatatgaaattagaacacacttacttgataatcatagTCACAAACCATCGTTACCGGAAGCCcaccaatatcgaaaacatcgatatactagacaaggtcttcctttgcctatcacatgctccggtctttgaggtctttgatgggtaaAACCACAAATGAGCTTATTGCGTTTGtccgtgacggcaaaggggacctagccaatcttatataagatcacaaccctagtaccacccatcatggactctagagttgggcctacactttgtttctacacaaatcaggattagtgttcaagcccattattactgatcacaattatcgggcttaagcatcatcaaatggatcacaacaacatcaacccgtttttattaaaatcaaaagccacaattgattgcagcccacaaaatatcagaaaatattctaacagaCACAtcatgatatgataagttaatcctgaagtttatcatatcctgtttctctagttaaaatctttatcctgaatttgagctgggttaccagcaggatatgataatattttttttttattctataaaatatattttaaaataaaaaattaataaaataattaatttttaaatatatatatgtctagaacagccactatcaaagtaccaggtttctcttgaagaagctctcaagcatgtatgagctatcagacctgtgatcttcttcttttctctccattcctgtctagttgtaacattaggaaaggcAGGAGTATGTAGCTCTTGATAAACTCttcttggatatccgtgcagcctatagcagaaaggcctaatatgtcctttccttccacaatgatgacatgtccaattatagaacctgggcataggaTGTTCCATGGgttgttgcgacaatcctcctgacacaaagaTTCTGTTGATTGGAGTGTGTATggtggcattgttgaacttcatctgctgctttaccctttcatgttcaaaaccaatggacttaggtttcccatagttttgtctttgtaacatttcttcaaaggcatcagtacctttggtcatcattttggCCACCTTTGTGACAtgatccaagtcagcatttaacttggtcacttcttcTCTTTGTTCAGCAATCTTACTTAGGAGGTTGGATTTTTCAATCTCCAACtgatgaatttgactactctgatcttcaaccttaatgttgagattatcaatgtttgTGAGTAACTTATTTCTTTCAGCTTGCAGTCTGCCATtgattttcttctatttctccaatgctttgcaaacctctatgcttctattatgaagatctttgtaagtagctgctagttcttcataagttacctcatcatcacatgattctgagtcagatacacaaactcctgttaatgcattaacaaatttagcagattcttcctcctctgaatctgtatcagaccatgaaaccacaagacttttcttttgtctttttagaaaggttggacattctgttctgatatggccaaaaccttcacattcatggcatcttactcctctttcatcttcatttgtctttttctgaaagctggactatttgttgttgttgaatctaCCATTTGGCTTGGGCCTTTggtccactttcttcatcaacttgttgaactgtctcccaagcatagccatagactcagctaagctttcttcaccttcagattcgaTTTGTAAGTCATCAGCAACATTctttgaagcaaaggctagattcttctctttcttttcattcctcctgttcaagccaatttcataggtctgaagtgatcctatgagttcatctaaatttagacttgagagatcatgagcctcctcaatggctgtcaccttcatgtcaaatcttttaggcagtgatctgagtatttttccaactagctcctcatctgagataggttttccaagtgcatcaaacgaatttgcaaagtcaagcacattcatttgaaagtcatgaatggtttcttcctccttcattctgagattctcaaaatttgttttgagcatctgaagcttagatagcttaacttttgatgttccttcatgagcttttcttaggatttcccaggcatgcttagcagtaatacatctcttgacaagcctgaacatgttagcatccacaccattgaaaattgcatacaaggctttggagttgccaagtgcaagatcatcctcatcttttgtccattcatcaTATGGCTTTTttacatcagttttattgccatccttgtcaagaaccattggtggttcccatccacgtaacacagccttccatgtcctgctgtcaattgattttatgaaagccttcatacgagatttccaataatcatagttctcaggacctgtcagtaaagggggtttagacactgaccctccttctttatccattgtaccagaaagtactttccctggagctcacccaaaataacagaacagggtgcctgctctaatgccaattgaaattctggtatcactagaattatgttgcctaagatgtcccaacaactactttatgaataatgttgtttctattgttggcacatcttttataacatataaaaactgacagaaaataaataaatgacacaagtaattgttaacccagttcagccaactgcctactctgggggataccaatccaggaaggaaatccactaatagttctagttactaagacctccagcaaaccctaggatttacgccttaaactaagacctccagcaaacccctggtttacgccttataacctcgacactactcatgcaacttctgcctaggaactcctagacatgagatcccatctcacttccactcacacaacacaacctgtgttgattatacaatgttgggaatgatgtggcaacaacttaccaagacaatacttcacttttgcttaaaagcttcaagtgaatcacacacggtaaactccgtacttcaaagcttaggagtaaccttaaaaacaataaactcacttcttaactcgtgttatagaatccacaagcaagaattacaatcaaacaataaaagactcaacaaagactcaatatgtgtaactaatactttttcaaaatgagatacttagtcttgagcttggtcttcgtatatataatgaattagcacgctcctcttgcttcattactgataggacgctccttgagaatcataaaaggtgatctgatactttttcaatcttcattaaggatgtatcaagactttccaaaagtgctTAAAGGACTTTAGATGATAGggtaagtcatccagctattccattaagtttgtcttatccttaaagctcctgatcagatcaaatcttcatTAAGCGTGctcttaagtggatttccatatatagcagatgctctcattaaatgcgcgagatttccttcagcaaaaaggatgttgtaacatgttttccaacatcttgttagcatatttgttttagcaaaattaaaccaatttcaaatatccaacacatTTAAAACACAATTGAATCAAAACCTATACAAAAACACAATCGAatcaataaaaatcaaaatcaagaaCACATTCACTAtacaaaaacctaaaaaaagagaaatataacattgaaaccataagtatggttttatggtttcagtaagttatacactgaaaccatttaccaatattaatggtttcagtgtatattTGTTTCTATCATATGTAGCTAGTCATGTgtatatttatttcaattagAAAGAACTACAATCTAATTGTTTACAAAAGACATTATAATCTAAAGTATGATAACATTCTTCAAGATATTTTAGCAAGTGATGCGGAAATGGGTAGTGAAACCAGTTCACATAACACCGTCTGAATTTTCCAGCTATAAAAGCGACTAATCCCAAGATTGGATAACGATAAAATAACAAGAGCAATGAATGGAACTTGAGCAAATTTGCATTCACAAACCAGCAGAACTGTCAAGGTGGCCCCGTCTGAATTCAGGTATGGCACCTGAACTATTTTCTTCTAACAAAGAAAACTGACCACAGTTTCTGCAAGGTTGTGAAAGCAATGATTCTGCTAATACTGGCCAAATGAAGATACAGAAAGGGAAACACACACACATAGATCAAATAATGTTATtctcaaaattaatataatcaCCCAAAATTGACATTCCCTTGGCCAGTTACAAATTGTAGTGGATTCTAATCATCATATATTCTCAGAGATACACAAGCATGCCACAAACAGTAACATAGAGCCAGTGAGCcacttaatatattttttaaccaGTTACTAAGGTGTTTTTATCCTTCTAGTGCAACCTAACGATAGACACATATGACACAAGCCATCAACATCAAGTTGCAGCAGGATTAAAACTGGAAAGCTCCAACAAAGCTATCTGTTTTTCTTAATGTAAATATCTTTCTATAatatcaacaaacaaaaaaaagttacattatATCATCTTAG
It contains:
- the LOC123904087 gene encoding uncharacterized protein LOC123904087, whose protein sequence is MASNNSSLPPPPMFVGDNYHLWAAKMKTYLRAQSLWDVVENGSTPPALPNNPTVAQIRNHNDEVAKEGRALAIIHAALHDDIFIKILNLETAKEAWNKLKEEFQGSERTKKMQVLNLRREFEALKMKETETVREFSDKISKVVSQIRLLGEDLSDQRVVEKILVCLPERFEAKISSLEETKDFSQITLAELVNALQATEQRRSLRLEESVEGAFVANTKGKNQSYNSFGKKPFGEKKGKGKKEDVNNK